GGTCCTGGATGTCGTCCAGACCGTTCACCTGCCACTCGTGTTTGAtacctgaggagaggagaggagagggatcaaTACTGAGGAGAGAACAGCTGATCAATACTGAATGATGATCAATACTGAGGAGTGAAACAGCACAAACAGGAAAAGTTGACAAAGTGACATTTCCACAGCAGAGAGCTGATTGTTGTCAGACTGAACCAACATGGTGACAGTGTGATCAGCTGATCAATCATCCAATCAGTGACTGAAGTGACgactcatcatgtgaaacagTTGAACagattgttgctgttgtgtctgctgctttgttttgttctgtgattgattattgatcagtCAGATTAGGTGGCAGACTGATAAACAGATAGATGAAGCTGACTGATCTTCAGTCTGTATCAAACCTGTTTTATCTCCACAGTGTGATCCGATCAGCTGCTCTCCGATCAGCTCATTGATTGATCGTTGCACCGCTAAACATCacaacaagacaacaacaaGCAAGCGGGTCGGAGGCGGCTCCGCCCCCTGCCGGGTCACATGACCTCACCTGTAAACTTCTTTTTGATGGCGTCTTTAGAGCTGGCGTAGATCATCTTGCTCTTCAGCGGAGCGCCTTCTGGAGCCCTGAGGACACAGAACGTCTGTTAGAACATCAGAACCGAGCAGAACCGAGCAGAACAGAAccgagcagaacagaacagaaccgagCAGAACAGAACCGAGCAGAACAGAACCGAGCAGAACAGAAccgagcagaacagaacagaacagagtctCCAGGGTTTCTTGAGGAAAAGCGATGGAGAAAAAACATTGATGAAATGAAcctgtataaatgtgtgtgtgtgtgtgtgtgtgtggatggattggtttcttttctttatctcaGCTTCACAAAtctgttttcagttttctctcctgtgtgttggATCGTTCTTTTCTGCAGACAGAAATATTTCAAACCAGGCTGCACCGATTGATCAGCCACCGACCGATCAGCCAccgatcgatcggccaccgaTCATTATCGGCTGATAAACCTTGTGTATAGGTAATCAGTGATGGGCCAATCACCGTTTCAACTGTCTGATCAGCACAGCAGCTCTGAACCAGTTTAATAAACCAGGTTAATGAATCAATCAGTGATCTGATCACACTGTTCAAGCCCCAGATAACCTGATCGGTGCGTCCCTGatcaatcccccccccccccccataccaGAAGATGAAGACCAGGTCCTCCTTCTTGGACTCCTTGGTCTCGTAGGTGGCGTCGTACAGGCCGTATCTGCAGtcggagagggggaggagcttgaCGAAGCAGGCGTACGGGTCGTCCACCGTGTCTCCGATGTCTCCCACCAGGATCTGCTTCCCCTCCTCCACGATGATCTTCTTCTTGTCCTCGCTCAGGCAGAACAGCACcgccttcttcctcttcttcacctcgtCCGAGGTCGACGACTTCCTCACCTTCATCTCGTTGAACACCTTGATGACCTCATCGTTCACTGTGACGCCTGacgcctaacacacacacacacacactccggctCATTACATGTTCCTCAGTCTTAAAGAGAGCTGAAACAATTAGTCCATTAATCTATTAGTTGATTGACAGATCGATTATAATTCTGATAATTGATCAATGGTTAGGGTTATGTTATTGATCAGTAacataccaaacatttgctggttgcagcttcactgatttgctgcttttctgtttcatctcattaaatGAATCCTTTGGTTTTTTGACTCTGGGAACTGTGATGGACATTTGTCGTTACTTgagacattttatagactaaatgattaatcaaaaaaataatcaatagatgaATAGATAATGAAAATAACTGTTAGTTGCAGTCCTGTCTATATGTGTTAAGCATCACTAATAATACTCTGTATTATTAAATACTTTTCCTGAGTGACGAAATAAGTTCAAAGtgacttcatcatcatcattattaaagTTGTGCAGCTGCTTCTGAAACAGCCAGTAAACCTGAACCCTTCAGTCagaaccaggaccaggaccaggaccaggaccaggaccaggaccaggaccaggaccagatCAGATCTAACTCTACAGTTCCAGGCTGAACTGTCAGTAGCCCAGACAGAGGAACAGTAGCCACAGTGAGTCTGGTCTGCCTGGTGGATCCAGGACAGACCGAGTCATCGGCCTCAACTCGACTCTTTTAGCATCTGATTCAGTCTGATGCTGATCAGCAAGATCCAAACATCCTGAAATATTCTGCAGAACCTGGAGGCCGAGAGCAGAAGAGCTGTGACCAGAACTACTACTGACGCCGTGTCAGAGAGTAAAACACTGACGCTCACAGACACACGacagaaataacagacagagtttaaaacagcagcaggacgACAGACCGGACCACAGGGAGAGCGACTGTTCATGTCAGTTAACTTGGTGTTTGTGGTTAGTTAGTTCGTTAGTGTTGAGTAGTGTTAAAGTTAGTTAGTGGTGAGTCAGTGTTAGTTAGCATTTGTGTtggttaatgttaatgttagtgttAATGATAGTGTTAGTATCGGTGCTGGTTATTGTTAATGTTAGTATTAGAGTTAGATAATGTTAGTCAGTGTTAATGTCAGTCAGTGTTGGTGTCAGTGTGTTGGTCAGTGAGCAGCCTGCGggcctgcagacagacagactgccaAGTCACTGCTGACAGACTGAATCACTACAGACCTTAATCTGACTGACACGCTGACAGCTGGACCGGTCAGTACCTGGTACTGGTTTATAACCTGCTACTGGTTTATATCCTGCTACTGGTTTAGTCTCGGTACTGGTTTCTAACCGGGTGCTGGTCTGAGCAGCAGGCCGGCAGACCGAGCCCGTCAGCTGGCTCCGGTCGCCCAGCAGGACCGCAGCCAGGAGAAGATGGCCGCCCCGGGCCACACGGCCTGCGGACCGCCGGCACGGAGCCCCGCTGCCCGGCGGCCGGTCTCCACACTGCAGTCAGACCCGGAGACTGCAGGCGGACACACACGGGCTGCTCAGAAACACCGATAAACTGTCTCTGGCTGGGAACTGACAGaaagtagctagctaacatggaCAGTAGCCATGCTAACGGTAGCCATGCTAATCAGCTAACCGGATAACGGTCCCGGCGCAGCGGAGCCGCGCGACTCGAAGTTGGATAAAAGTTGTTTGTCTCCGTCAGAATTAAAGCCTGTCGAGTTTTTACTGCCGGTTTCATCCTCACCATGTTGTCCGGGCTTCTCTCCGGTCTGGTCTGCCGTTAGAAGGGGTTTAGGGGTGAAAGGTAGCGGGGAATGTGGCCGGTCGACCGGGAGtctgggagcagagagagggggaggggcggggtcAGCTCGGAGGGGCGGGGCCACCCCGGGGATCAAACCTGCGACAGTCCGAGCACAGACAGAACTAACGGAACTATAGATGGAGACAGATAGGAGCTTTATTAATCCAGAGGGAAATTCAAATTGTTACAGCAGCAAGACACCAGACAGAGCAACGCACAAAGACAAATACATAAGAAAAACtagaagaataaagaataaatacaaaaaatatttaaagatGTTGTAGGTtttactgttgtgtgtgtgcagcggcAGATCTTCCACAGTGCGGCTCTCACTGAGAAAGCTGACCGACCGAAAGAGCTTTTTCTGAATGGAAAGATACAGTCTCCTCTCAATGTAGATCtagtacagtggttctcaacgtggggtccggggaccaccaggggtccttgagggggttccagagggtccccagcaaactgatgaattgttaaaattctccattatttcatttacaagaagttaacacagttagagaatgtagaagaatgactttGATCATAGTttatctgttatctctctacctgcaatacagacagtcatgggataatgaacaaaatcatatctaacaaaaaaaaaattctcagatttgggttcaagagacaaaaaaaaatctcatcaaattggGCTCCGTGGCtgtaatgtggactgaattagggtccttgatatgaaaagggttgagaatcactgatctaatTATCCCAACTCATGAGAACTCATCCTGCTTGGAGAGAATGGGTCAGGCACCTTTACAGCCTGTTTCTAGACCTGAAACTGGTTCCGGACCTGCACTGCTGGCTCGTGCCCAGCTGGTTAGGCAGTGCGTCAAGAGCGGGAGGATCAAAGCATTAAGATATAATTTGGCAGCCGCTAAGGTTAGACTGCTTCTTATATACTTTGAATTTGCCAGATTAAATTTTGCAGcatttgtttttacttgttttttaaaggagaaGTCAGAATCAAGAACAATGCCCAAATATTTAAAGTTAGACACCTGGATCCTCTCACCAGAGACTTGGACATTTGGCTCAGGAGCGTCACAAGCTGTGTATGTATAACATACAGCCTGTGTGCCAAACCTGAAAACTCCCATCATGCAGCAGGAGGAACACATCATGTGGCTTCAGTTTGTTTGTCAGCTGCAGTCGGGTTGGACTCGGCCCTCcaacgttttgtttttttcctaataaggttttcttcTTGAAGTTTTTCCTCTCCGCTCTGAGGCTGGTGGAGCGGTGGGTcaggagactcgagtcacatgacttggactcgagtccagttttaactgcttaagacttgacttgatgcttgaagagaagacttgagacttgacttgacttgggttctggtgacttgggttctggtgacttgggacttgactctgacttgtactttgatgacttgaaaaggtttctaaagtcttgacttgagatcttgtgtttgtgtaaatgacttagattgaaagtgatgagatttgttccagcggacgactgaatttaaattctgttttctgaatttgtatggaatgattgaatttattgaagttgaaactgattatagaaatcaaactcatgatgctcttaccaagtttttatcctattaaaaccatattgcattgaaaagtcctagatatttagttttctttaagatattaaattgatactggactcttgatttgttctgacttgacttgctgttctacatttagacttgagactcgacattaatgacttggacttgtgcctcaagacttgagactgacttgggactcgagtgaaggtgacttggtctcacctctgttAGGATCTGTAGGAcaggtttctgtctgtcttgataaaatctgctttgtgtgtcttgctcttcctgatgtttgttctatatcattctgttctacggCTGATCCTGGATCAGTTTGATCCAGTTCGGCTCGTTCTCTgcacagtgagacagactgtGATGAAGAGCTGGAGAAATACATTTCAACTGACTGGATGCTGTTACTGTTATCTGttcatttgttatttttctttttttccttttctttctgtaaCTCTAAAGCACGGTGAGCTGCTGTTTTTGTATGAAAGGTGttctataaataaaatgtgttatcttttattattattattttgatgttaAGTACAACAGACatgacaaataaaacacacagtgcAAACTGCACAGCTGATGTActttattttatgattttattttatgataAAACACTCATCCCAGCAGTCTGTAGTGCTGAACAgctgctgacctttgacctgtcaGCTGACCCACtgtgttctgctgcaggtttggatttgtgtgtatgcaaaggtgtgtgtgtgttgtgcatgcatacatgtttgtatttgtgtgtatatacacatgtatatttctgtatatatacagtacatgtatgtatatgtatatgtatgtgtatatatatagtttttatAGTATACTATAAAAACTAAAGTATActaaactatgaaataacacaaatggaattatgcagcgaccaaaaaagtgttaaacaaatcaaaactatcttatattttagattctttgccttgatggaaaggcaaaggctttggaaagaaattcatacataggatcaacttcactatttatatttgtctaagaaactcatttcaagcatttaagcagaaacctttagatcaaaatgctttaagagaataaaacagaacattcagtcaggttcagactgaCTGGTAGatataagatagcactttattgatccccttggggaaattcaggaatatATATTTccttattgtgttttattcattatcACCCCCCACTGCTTCCCCATTTGTCTTGTATGTTCTCGTgttctatctatatatattattgtatatattactattatgaAAACTTCTCTAAAGAAATCATAAAAAAACCTtatcaaaaacatcaaaatatctCATCAGTTCATTTGTCTAATAATTGATCAAATCAAGTTTGACCAAATATCATCCAGTCCTCATCAGCAGGTTTGGTGGTAGCTGGATGGAGGCTGTAGCTCCACCCTGCAGGACCGTCCTGACTGCAAAACCAAACCTGTTTCTCCAGTCAACATGAAGCGTTTCACTGTTGCTGGAGATTTCTGTTCATCATAAACTCCATTCTACAAGTGAATCTGGATCatgatctctgtgtgtgtgtgtgtgtgtgtgtgtgtgtgtgtgtgtgtgtgtgtgtataaaggcAGAGGAACATGAAAGCAGGCAGCTGGTTATAAAAAgtcaatttatttttacatgaGAAATTTACACAACAGCAAACAGGCTAGAGAGTGAGGCGGCAGCGGTCTAacaaccagagaagaagaaatcaaACATcataaataaagaaaaggatGGACTgaactaaataaataacagcagaagaagaagctgcgGCTCCAGTGTTCCAGTGTAGTGTCTACAGTAAATCCACTTCACTTCACTTAGCTAACAGACAGAATAAACGGAGCGATGTTTCCTCTGAGCACCTGAACTGCAAATCTACTTTCTACTGAACCGAATCTGAATGGAGTCCAGTCGGTTTCTACTGTCAAACGCACACATGTAAAAGTGTAAAAGCTAATTCAGCGCTAACGAAGAAACAGGCGGAGCGGAACGAGACGGAGCAGAGAACTGCAGGAAACATCTGGGGTTTTTCAGTCGAATCGATCGATCGGTTTTTCCCTGAGCGAATGAAAACAGCctgattttgttttaatgttcaGTGCAAACTGTTGGTTCAGTTTAGTGGTTTTTGCTTTTCTGAATGAAGGGAAACGTCAGGCGGCCATTTTGTCTGCTGGGAAGTTTCCCAACTTCCAGCCAGAAGTTCAGTCCTGCAGCGGCCAATCAGCTTCAAACTAACGagacgggggggagggggagggggggtcccACTGATAAATAGAAGAGATTCTACTGTCTCTACAGGAATGTCTATCGTGCTACATCACCTGACTCACAGCTTGGTTTAAtgccctgtgatgtcatcactctatcagagctgtgatgtcatcactctgtcagagctgtgatgtcatcactctgcAGCAGACGGAGCGGACTCGGCTCTGGACTCTAACTAACTAGATGAACTCATATCAGCATCAGTGTAAAGTCTgactgtcgtgtgtgtgtgtgtgtgtgtgtgtgtgtgtgtgcagcttcatgacctctgacccctcgtCCCTCCACCTGCTGAAAACACTTTACAGGTTCAAAACTACGGGAGCCAATGAGAAACTCTGAATTCTTCTCCTCGTTAGCGACGGAGCGACTCCTTTCTGATTGGAAGATGAGTCCGGCGGGCTCACAGGGGTCGGAGGTCACGAAGGCTCTACccacaattcaattcaagctGAACACAGGAATCTGGGTTTAGACCCGGGAGCGCTTGGCGGGCGGCGGGGGGGCGGAGCGCTCCGTCAGACCGAGCCTGCTGAGCTCAGAGTGGAAGAAAGTCTGCAGCCGCTGGCCGGCCTTCGCCTCGTTAGTGTGACGAGGATTATACTGAAGACAGTTAGAGAACATCAAGTCCACATCAGAGATGAAgtcagctggggggggggggggagagagagagagagagagagacaaagtgttaGCTGGCTGTCTGTAGTGGAGAATCACTGACATCTACTGACAGAACAGAGAAAACCTCACTGATGAACTGGTTGAACTTTTGAaggcagtattttttttttttttattcatcagtGGATCTGTCCTGTAGAAATCTGTTTCTGCAGGTTGAACTTTGACCCTGCAGACACTCTTACTGTCTACAGACTGAACATCCAGCAGCTGTTTGTTCTGTCAGACACAAGAAGCTGcaggaaacagagaaacaaaacccaACAGGATGAAGAGAGCCGACGTCCTCCAACCTGACGACTCAGTCTGCttctaaaaacagaaaactacagaaactataTAAACTACAGAAACTATACAAACTACAGAAACTATGCAAACTATATAAACTACAGATACTATACAGAAACTATACAAACTACAGATACTATACAGAAACTATATAAACTACAGAAACTATAGAAACTGCAAAAACTATACAAACTACAGAAACTATACAAACTATATAAACTACAGATACTATACAGAAACTATATAAACTACAGAAACTATATAAACTACAGATACTATAGAAACTACAGAAACTATATAAACTACAGAAACTATATAAACTACAGAAACTATATAAACTGCaaaaactacaaactacagaaACTATATAAACTACAGAAACTATATAAACTACAGAAACTATATAAACTGCAAAAACTATACAAACTACAGAAACTATATAAACTACAGAAACTATAGAAACTGCAAAAACTATACAAACTACAGAAACTATATAAACTACAGAAACTATAGAAACTACAGAAACTATAGAAACTGCAAAAACTATACAAACTACAGAAACTATACAAACTACAGAAACTATATAAACTATACAAACTACAGAAACTATATAAACTATAGAAACTACATAAACTATACAAACTACAGAAACTATAGAAACTATAGAAACTATAGAAACTACATAAACTATAGAAACTATACAAACTACAGAAACTATAGAAACTATACAAACTACAGAAACTATAGAAACTATATAAACTACAGAAACTATAGAAACTATACAAACTACAGAAACTATATAAACTATAGAAACTATATAAACTACAGAAACTATACAAACTACAGAAACTATAGAAACTATACAAACTACAGAAACTATAGAAACTATAGAAACTACAGAAACTATAAACTACAGAAACTATACAAACTACAGATACTATATAAACTACAGAAACCATAGAAACTACAAAAACTATACGAACTATAGAAACTATACAAACTACAGATACTATAGAAACTACAAAAACTATACGAACTATACAAACTACAGATATTATAGAAACTACAAAAACTATACGAACTATACAAACTACAGATATTATAGAAACTACAAAAACTATACGAACTATAGAAACTATACAAACTACAGATACTATAGAAACTACAAAAACTATACGAACTATAGAAACTATACAAACTACAGATACTATAGAAACTACAAAAACTATACGAACTATACAAACTACAGATATTATAGAAACTACAAAAACTATACGAACTATAGAAACTACAGAAACTATACAAACTACAGATAGGGACCTGCGGCTCTGTGACAGCCAGGCTGAAACAGCTAACTGACAAATATGAATATTGTCCGTTTGGTCGTTTCAGTTTCATCTAAAAGTTTTCTTCCAGATAACAGAAGTCAGAATCCTTCGGGCTGACGCCGGACCTGAAGGTCAGTGagtttcagtcagtcaggggaACTCACCTGCTGTCTGATATTCACAGTTGTTGACTTTCTCTCTGATGGTGCTGAGAGCCATCGGCTTCTTGATGATATCATAGTAATCAGgaacctgcagacagacaggcagacagacaggctgaggacAACGCACCAacagacagctgtgtgtgtgtgtgtgtgtgtgtgtgtgtgtgtgtgtgtgtgtgtgggtatacCTGTGTTCGGGACACCAGCTTCATGAAGGGCCAGCTGTCCGGGTGTCGGACCAGCTCAACGGTCAGCTGCTCGCAGGCCGACAGCTCGTGAACGCCGTGGTTCCTGCCGGAGGAGCGgcgggaagaggaggaggaggaggaagaggaggagggggggggggggaggagtcAGGACAGGAAGGACGGGTCTGGAGGGTTTAGGAGGCTGAGTCacgtctggaggaggaggaggaggaggagagagcagaggggttACAGTGGAGAAGCTCTGGTTTAACCTGCAGCAGAGACGCCGCCTGCTGGACAGAGGGGGAACTGCTGGCGGCTTCAGTGTCAAAACTGGTTGTTTGCTTGATGTTTACTGGTGTTTACTGATTTACTGGCTGTTTACTGGCTGTTTACTGGTGTGTACCTGCCAGCGGTCTCTGTTACTGGTTGTTTACTGGTTATTTATTGGTGTTTACTGGTTGTTTATTGGTGTTTACTGGTTGTTTACCTGCCAGTGGTCTCTTGCGGGCGTCACTCTGCCCCGGTGAGGGTTTGGCGTTACCGTTCGGTGCCAGGATCTCGTGGCTCAGACGGGCGCTGGTCCGGCTGCCGGCGCGGGGCGGGGCTTTACCGCCCGACACCGGGGCGGCCTTGGATGAAGAGGGCGTGGCCTTTTTACCTGAGGACCTGTGATTGGACGGGAAGACGGTTCAGTGAAGATGTTAGACAGATCTTATTGgtgtaaagactcaaaactacaCCAGCAGAAGAAGACAGAGTAGA
The nucleotide sequence above comes from Centroberyx gerrardi isolate f3 chromosome 17, fCenGer3.hap1.cur.20231027, whole genome shotgun sequence. Encoded proteins:
- the cfl2 gene encoding cofilin-2, whose product is MASGVTVNDEVIKVFNEMKVRKSSTSDEVKKRKKAVLFCLSEDKKKIIVEEGKQILVGDIGDTVDDPYACFVKLLPLSDCRYGLYDATYETKESKKEDLVFIFWAPEGAPLKSKMIYASSKDAIKKKFTGIKHEWQVNGLDDIQDRTTLADKLGGNVVVSLEGKPL